In one window of Sulfitobacter noctilucicola DNA:
- a CDS encoding CBASS cGAMP-activated phospholipase, with translation MSNGGNNRQIRRILSIDGGGIKGTMPAAFLAGLEEDLGQPIGRYFDLIAGTSTGGIIALGLGLGRTAKELLELYERRGPVIFGQDNADDEPLGRIRQAWRTLTATGRHVVGPKHDAAILARELKAVLNNDLIGQSQTRLVIPAWDADLRSPYIYKTAHHTRLQTDYRKTALDAALATAAAPTYFKRHRTADDIGLTDGGTWANNPTAIAVVEAITLLGWHPSDLRILSLGCLDEVYMLPESPGFAGLGLKVLNLYADGQSHGALGMAKLLTGHPYDGDRIYRISPSVPSGFFTLDDTTKIGRLKGLGMSEARKAKPHLTPIFFTQPADTFVPVYQLKEKAA, from the coding sequence ATGAGCAACGGTGGGAACAACAGGCAGATACGTCGCATCCTCTCCATCGACGGGGGCGGGATTAAGGGCACGATGCCCGCTGCATTCCTCGCGGGGCTCGAGGAAGATCTGGGCCAGCCTATTGGGCGCTATTTCGATCTCATCGCGGGCACATCGACGGGTGGCATCATCGCACTCGGCCTTGGCCTCGGCCGCACGGCAAAGGAACTGCTCGAGCTTTACGAGCGTCGCGGGCCTGTCATCTTCGGTCAGGACAATGCGGATGATGAACCGCTGGGGAGGATACGGCAGGCATGGCGCACCCTCACCGCCACAGGTCGGCACGTAGTCGGTCCAAAGCACGATGCGGCAATTCTTGCCCGTGAACTCAAGGCCGTTCTCAACAACGATCTGATCGGGCAATCACAGACCCGGTTGGTGATCCCGGCGTGGGATGCCGATCTCCGCAGCCCTTATATCTACAAGACCGCGCATCACACACGCCTGCAAACCGATTATCGCAAGACTGCGCTTGATGCCGCCCTGGCTACGGCAGCGGCACCTACGTATTTCAAGCGACATCGCACTGCTGATGATATTGGCCTGACCGATGGCGGGACATGGGCCAACAATCCCACAGCCATTGCTGTCGTCGAAGCCATCACTCTTCTGGGGTGGCATCCGTCAGACCTGCGCATTCTGAGCCTGGGGTGTCTGGACGAAGTCTACATGCTGCCCGAAAGTCCAGGGTTTGCCGGACTCGGCCTCAAAGTCCTCAACCTTTACGCGGATGGGCAATCACACGGCGCCCTCGGCATGGCAAAACTCCTGACGGGACACCCTTACGATGGGGATCGCATCTACCGCATTTCGCCGTCTGTCCCGAGCGGGTTTTTTACCTTGGATGACACCACGAAGATCGGCCGCCTCAAGGGCCTCGGTATGTCAGAAGCCCGAAAAGCAAAGCCCCACCTGACCCCGATCTTTTTCACCCAGCCTGCCGATACCTTCGTGCCGGTCTATCAACTCAAGGAGAAAGCGGCATGA
- a CDS encoding DUF2188 domain-containing protein, with the protein MSKKNQHVVPHESGWAVKGAGNSRASSVHGTQREAITAARESAIRQGSEMLIHGENGRIRERNTYGKDPYPPKG; encoded by the coding sequence ATGTCTAAGAAAAATCAGCATGTTGTGCCGCATGAAAGCGGTTGGGCAGTGAAGGGGGCGGGTAACTCCCGCGCGTCTTCCGTCCACGGCACGCAGCGCGAGGCCATCACGGCCGCGCGGGAATCCGCCATTCGTCAGGGCAGCGAGATGCTGATCCACGGCGAGAACGGTCGCATCCGCGAGCGCAACACCTATGGCAAGGACCCGTATCCGCCGAAAGGCTGA
- a CDS encoding XRE family transcriptional regulator: MAFINHNNNRRERIMFGQRLRLARKRAGLSMQALAERVTPSVSAQAISKYEADKMMPSSSVLVGLGKALGVSLDFLLGGQVEALESVEWRKNSTASAQDRAMAESIVIEKLEDYLAIENILDMHPAEDPFAALRVDMVADEEAIDAKARDVRREWQLGIDPIPSMTALLEDKGLKVIEADLPERINGLACHVERAEGAPTEVIVVSRHTNVERKRFNLAHELAHRIITETGNAALKKEPSMHRFAGAFLIPREHLEEEAGRNRHGMTWIEIMRLKRTYGVSAAAMLVRLGQVGILSKSAVEYAFKTYARSWRREEPEPIGPGEGFAAFEKPQRFERLVWRALGEEMISPVRAAQMLGLPLSVVERDIRGPRDQ, encoded by the coding sequence ATGGCGTTTATCAACCACAACAATAACCGCCGGGAGAGGATCATGTTCGGACAAAGACTCAGGCTTGCCCGCAAGCGGGCGGGTCTATCCATGCAAGCGCTCGCGGAGCGCGTAACCCCAAGCGTGTCAGCGCAGGCCATCAGCAAATACGAGGCGGACAAGATGATGCCGTCCTCGTCAGTGCTGGTCGGCCTCGGCAAGGCGCTCGGCGTGTCACTGGACTTCCTGCTCGGCGGTCAGGTCGAAGCTCTGGAAAGCGTCGAGTGGCGAAAGAACTCGACCGCCTCGGCGCAGGATCGCGCGATGGCGGAATCCATCGTCATCGAGAAGCTCGAAGACTATCTCGCCATCGAGAACATCCTCGATATGCACCCCGCTGAAGACCCCTTCGCCGCGCTGCGCGTGGACATGGTGGCCGATGAAGAGGCCATCGACGCCAAGGCGCGGGACGTGCGGCGCGAGTGGCAGCTTGGGATCGACCCGATCCCGAGTATGACCGCCCTGCTCGAAGACAAGGGACTCAAGGTCATCGAGGCCGATCTCCCGGAACGCATCAACGGGCTGGCCTGTCATGTCGAACGGGCGGAGGGCGCACCGACTGAGGTGATCGTCGTCTCGCGGCACACCAATGTCGAACGCAAGCGCTTCAACCTCGCCCACGAACTCGCGCACCGGATCATCACCGAAACCGGCAATGCCGCACTGAAAAAGGAGCCCTCGATGCACCGCTTCGCGGGGGCGTTCCTCATTCCGCGTGAGCATCTGGAAGAGGAAGCTGGCCGAAACCGTCACGGCATGACCTGGATAGAGATCATGCGGCTCAAGCGCACCTATGGCGTCTCCGCCGCCGCGATGCTCGTGCGGCTCGGCCAGGTGGGCATCCTGTCGAAGAGCGCTGTGGAATATGCGTTCAAGACCTATGCGCGAAGCTGGCGGCGCGAGGAGCCGGAGCCTATCGGTCCAGGCGAGGGCTTTGCGGCCTTCGAGAAGCCGCAGCGCTTCGAGCGCCTCGTCTGGCGCGCCCTCGGCGAGGAGATGATTTCCCCCGTGCGGGCGGCGCAGATGCTCGGGCTCCCCTTGAGCGTTGTCGAACGCGACATCAGGGGGCCTCGTGACCAGTGA
- a CDS encoding type IV secretory system conjugative DNA transfer family protein, with protein MGKARIAAGVFLVTLVTAAMGYTIVSAVLTYQDLGFGAEIDFAYIAQNYLTIRDRRPEDAQLIHLIIGSFAAAGLMLSLALSGSALTRFGQTHWQTAREMKANGFFGAPGTGFILGKLGPPGSRANYICSKVFPHALIVAPTGRGKTTGFVIPNLLTWQGSAVTLDVKGECFEATARHRAAQGDKVYRFAPTDWEGKRTHRYNPLLRIFELKDPARQQMELQLLATLFLQSDNDRVQGLLKGGIDLFVAAGLLAFQRKRPTLGEIYRIAASGGNKQKEYFARGHEVDNRAAKLIFTRLASTNNDTLTSYVSLLMTSGLDQWQNPAIDEATAASDFDFRTIRKKPFSVYLVVQPLMVKPLAPLIRLFFSDLLSAMQEKDPGPDEPWPVMIMLDEFNRLGKMPIVVESIETLRTYRGHLAVVTQTIPALDEIYGENTRRALQGNAGVKLYLTPSDEKTVEELSKAVGKTTKTVVTRSQSIGKNPFEGRSQSTRTEESSLLPEDEARRLPLDEIVMVIDAQMPVRAKRIQYFDDRLFKAIHAAQSGELPFPKPGGGGSQGNLPLSVRAMPMTPPSNGPGGSDAVVETAHQDAGSQTSKQTDVAPKKTAPVVQTVIAEEQRQMEMDFGSQVADAEAASVADEAQMRSAVDGLDDMEAMLREEDGERLVAR; from the coding sequence ATGGGAAAGGCGCGGATCGCGGCCGGTGTGTTTCTCGTCACGCTTGTGACCGCCGCCATGGGCTATACTATCGTCTCGGCGGTACTGACCTACCAGGATCTCGGCTTCGGGGCTGAGATCGACTTTGCCTACATCGCGCAGAACTATCTGACGATCCGCGATCGCCGCCCCGAGGATGCCCAGCTCATCCATCTGATCATCGGCAGCTTTGCCGCCGCCGGCCTGATGCTGAGCCTCGCCCTCTCGGGGTCCGCCCTGACACGGTTTGGCCAGACCCATTGGCAGACCGCGCGTGAGATGAAGGCCAACGGCTTCTTCGGGGCGCCCGGTACGGGGTTCATCCTCGGCAAGCTGGGGCCGCCGGGCTCCCGCGCCAATTACATTTGCTCCAAGGTCTTCCCGCATGCGCTGATCGTGGCCCCCACGGGCCGCGGCAAGACCACGGGCTTTGTCATTCCGAACCTGCTGACCTGGCAAGGCTCCGCCGTGACACTTGATGTGAAGGGCGAGTGTTTCGAGGCCACGGCCCGCCACCGCGCTGCCCAAGGCGACAAGGTGTATCGCTTTGCCCCCACCGATTGGGAGGGCAAGCGCACGCATCGCTACAACCCGCTCCTGCGTATCTTCGAGCTGAAAGATCCCGCGCGCCAGCAGATGGAACTGCAGCTCCTGGCGACGCTTTTTCTGCAAAGCGACAACGACCGCGTGCAAGGCCTCCTCAAGGGCGGGATCGATCTCTTCGTGGCGGCAGGGCTTTTGGCCTTCCAGCGCAAACGTCCGACCTTGGGCGAGATCTACCGCATCGCCGCCTCGGGCGGGAACAAGCAGAAGGAGTATTTCGCACGGGGCCATGAGGTCGACAACAGGGCCGCCAAGCTGATCTTCACGCGGTTGGCTTCGACCAACAATGACACCCTGACCTCTTACGTCTCGCTCCTGATGACCTCGGGGCTCGATCAATGGCAGAACCCGGCCATCGATGAGGCGACGGCGGCGTCGGATTTTGATTTCCGAACGATCCGCAAGAAACCCTTCTCCGTCTACCTCGTGGTCCAACCGTTGATGGTGAAGCCGCTGGCGCCGCTGATCCGGCTCTTCTTTTCCGATCTCCTCTCCGCCATGCAGGAAAAGGACCCCGGGCCGGATGAGCCCTGGCCCGTGATGATCATGCTCGACGAGTTCAATCGTTTGGGCAAGATGCCCATTGTGGTCGAGAGCATAGAGACCCTGCGCACCTATCGCGGTCACCTGGCCGTGGTCACGCAAACGATCCCAGCCCTCGATGAAATCTATGGCGAGAACACCCGCCGTGCCCTGCAGGGCAATGCGGGCGTGAAGCTCTACCTTACTCCTTCGGATGAAAAGACTGTCGAGGAGCTGAGCAAGGCGGTCGGCAAGACCACGAAGACCGTGGTCACTCGCTCGCAGTCTATCGGCAAGAACCCCTTTGAAGGGCGTAGCCAATCCACACGGACCGAAGAGAGCTCTCTGCTCCCCGAAGACGAGGCGCGCCGCCTGCCGCTTGATGAGATCGTTATGGTCATCGATGCGCAAATGCCTGTCCGTGCAAAGCGGATTCAATATTTTGACGACCGGCTCTTCAAGGCGATCCACGCGGCGCAATCAGGCGAGTTGCCGTTTCCGAAGCCGGGGGGAGGGGGATCGCAGGGCAATCTCCCGTTGAGCGTGCGCGCCATGCCGATGACTCCGCCTTCGAACGGACCAGGTGGGTCTGACGCCGTTGTGGAGACCGCACACCAAGATGCTGGCAGCCAAACGTCAAAGCAAACCGACGTCGCTCCAAAAAAGACCGCGCCTGTCGTTCAAACCGTTATCGCCGAGGAACAGCGCCAGATGGAGATGGATTTTGGAAGCCAGGTCGCCGATGCAGAGGCAGCGAGCGTAGCTGATGAGGCGCAGATGCGCTCTGCAGTCGATGGCTTGGACGACATGGAAGCGATGCTGCGAGAGGAGGATGGTGAAAGGCTGGTTGCGCGATAG
- a CDS encoding relaxase/mobilization nuclease domain-containing protein: protein MRLNDAVDAVTGEVFRDGWSRIRGSMQGLHVAKQSQLVRAAAGHRPAVFKAIRGGGTHTKSQLMNQLEYLTTKSTHIVDSSGFLDGKARLEAKDIKDLTERFAKRWDAGFKPKLGQTTHMLMSFPIGTRGEDVRDIATDVAERFFQTDEGHFDYIIAVHEDRDHPHAHLVLNRRSQEGEFFFLGRNHRFNYDDFRLAMVEEAEKYGVRLEATRRVDRGVVHYPARASEVYAAKEEGRAPRERERVGADLTRTLAEIANTRTVYHSLAAEASREAREDIAAALFRAGEVLAHGGQVDRTGDVYMAEDQSFEDLRSLYAEKLARVQGMVAEKSDAERPVLEKRLIEIQAQVQHMQPLGLRSSTLSEAPSKGGVYSDANIQENQLERLTEPRLRSRIDAALRGTGISTSEVVARIETGASNAALEHQWIADDLSKVAEARDLNLERRADLEQARVILNDVHVELGTLLERENVPRRDGVMEAEAVSERFHYHEDAVRAMEGTIRQEMRADGLTAQQIEDRDWEVVSRAERRIETEQRTYLEAHPGLLARPGDVINRSEPYRETITEATRASEITREVDRIMEGRDLRTPIADAVTDDLRARYPDMPSHLARGLGATYAAVVEIRDTEAINQVRRETEMRDGLGVGTRDDILAARDETAPQSDRTDRLADEIARVLDHERAGKLSAPFETEAERDAFRDEIARVLDVRQLDRLTSGDADALEKVLEDRLDRLYVAKVYLQSDAATANTEALRQVVDDLADTEYEKHRATDVDGEIERGQVH from the coding sequence ATGCGGCTGAATGATGCAGTCGACGCCGTCACCGGCGAGGTGTTCCGGGATGGCTGGAGCCGCATCCGAGGCTCGATGCAGGGGCTGCATGTCGCCAAGCAGAGCCAGCTTGTGCGCGCGGCAGCCGGGCACCGTCCGGCGGTCTTCAAGGCGATCCGGGGCGGGGGGACGCATACCAAATCGCAGCTGATGAACCAGCTCGAGTACCTCACCACCAAGTCCACCCATATCGTGGACAGTAGCGGGTTTCTGGATGGCAAGGCGAGGCTTGAGGCGAAGGACATCAAGGACCTCACCGAGCGCTTTGCCAAACGGTGGGATGCGGGCTTCAAACCCAAGCTTGGTCAGACCACCCACATGCTCATGTCCTTCCCCATCGGCACCCGCGGCGAGGATGTGCGCGACATTGCGACGGATGTGGCCGAGCGGTTCTTCCAGACCGATGAGGGGCATTTCGATTACATCATTGCTGTGCACGAGGACCGCGATCATCCCCATGCGCATCTGGTGCTGAACCGCCGCTCGCAGGAAGGCGAGTTCTTTTTCCTCGGTCGCAACCACCGCTTCAATTATGACGACTTCCGCCTCGCCATGGTCGAGGAGGCGGAAAAGTATGGCGTGCGCCTTGAGGCCACGCGCCGCGTCGATCGCGGTGTCGTGCATTACCCCGCCCGAGCTAGCGAGGTCTACGCCGCGAAAGAAGAGGGTCGCGCGCCACGCGAGCGGGAACGTGTGGGGGCCGACCTGACCCGGACGCTCGCGGAGATCGCCAACACCAGGACCGTCTACCATTCGCTTGCCGCGGAAGCCTCGCGGGAGGCTCGCGAGGATATTGCGGCAGCCCTCTTCCGCGCGGGCGAGGTGCTCGCGCATGGCGGGCAGGTGGACCGAACAGGAGATGTCTATATGGCCGAGGATCAGAGTTTCGAGGATCTGAGAAGCCTCTATGCGGAGAAGCTTGCGCGGGTGCAGGGCATGGTCGCCGAGAAGTCTGACGCGGAACGTCCCGTGCTGGAAAAGCGCCTCATCGAGATCCAGGCGCAGGTCCAGCACATGCAGCCTCTCGGATTGCGTTCGAGCACGTTGTCTGAGGCGCCGTCGAAAGGCGGGGTCTACTCCGACGCAAACATCCAAGAGAACCAATTGGAGCGCCTCACTGAGCCGCGCCTGCGCTCACGGATCGACGCTGCTCTGCGGGGCACGGGTATCAGCACATCGGAAGTGGTGGCCCGGATCGAGACTGGGGCCTCCAATGCTGCGCTGGAGCATCAATGGATCGCTGATGATCTCTCCAAGGTGGCCGAGGCGCGCGATCTGAACCTCGAACGCCGCGCCGATCTGGAACAGGCGCGCGTCATTCTCAACGATGTGCATGTGGAGCTTGGCACGCTGTTGGAGCGAGAGAACGTGCCGCGCCGGGATGGGGTCATGGAAGCGGAAGCGGTCAGCGAGCGGTTCCATTATCACGAGGACGCCGTGCGGGCGATGGAAGGGACAATCCGTCAGGAGATGCGCGCAGACGGCCTGACCGCGCAGCAGATAGAGGACCGGGATTGGGAGGTGGTCTCACGGGCGGAGCGCCGGATTGAGACGGAGCAGCGCACGTATCTCGAAGCACACCCGGGCCTGCTCGCACGCCCCGGCGATGTGATTAACCGGTCTGAGCCCTACAGGGAGACCATCACCGAAGCGACCCGCGCCAGCGAGATCACCCGCGAGGTCGACCGGATCATGGAAGGACGCGACCTCCGCACGCCCATTGCGGATGCTGTCACGGATGATTTGCGCGCGCGCTACCCGGACATGCCGTCCCACCTCGCCCGTGGGCTCGGTGCGACCTATGCGGCCGTCGTCGAGATCCGGGACACAGAGGCTATCAATCAGGTCCGCCGTGAAACCGAGATGCGCGACGGGCTTGGGGTTGGCACGCGCGACGACATCCTCGCGGCCCGCGATGAAACTGCACCGCAGTCTGACCGTACCGACCGTCTCGCAGACGAAATCGCGCGTGTCTTGGACCATGAGCGGGCGGGGAAGTTGTCCGCGCCTTTCGAGACCGAGGCGGAGCGGGACGCATTTCGCGACGAGATCGCGCGGGTGCTGGACGTTCGCCAACTCGACCGGCTCACATCTGGCGATGCCGATGCGCTGGAGAAGGTTCTCGAGGACCGCCTCGACCGGCTCTATGTCGCCAAAGTCTATCTGCAATCCGATGCCGCGACGGCCAACACGGAGGCCTTGCGCCAGGTGGTCGATGATCTTGCCGACACCGAATATGAAAAACACCGCGCGACAGACGTGGATGGCGAGATCGAGCGGGGTCAGGTCCATTGA
- a CDS encoding helix-turn-helix domain-containing protein: MSRSKRLSDADRMEIVREAAEGVSTSVLAERFGVSPRAIQYTLKADAERQTDAAIPVSAVSVKVTAAELAALDAVLAKAGIESRAEGLRRLIQAAGGVFVPDAQMAAEMARYRASLHEVGNGVGQIAKQMTRANRMGHAAVARANAEFTELRLAQMRGLARFILDSADEIDLLLRRRRDAMQLEATAALKEFAHAAE; the protein is encoded by the coding sequence ATGTCGCGCTCAAAACGTCTCTCAGATGCGGACCGCATGGAGATCGTTCGCGAGGCTGCGGAAGGCGTTTCCACTTCGGTGCTTGCTGAGCGGTTTGGCGTGTCTCCGCGGGCGATCCAGTACACGCTCAAAGCCGATGCGGAGCGCCAGACAGATGCCGCAATTCCGGTCTCGGCGGTCAGTGTGAAGGTCACGGCTGCGGAGCTTGCGGCGCTCGACGCGGTGTTGGCGAAGGCCGGGATCGAGAGCCGGGCCGAGGGGCTTCGGCGGCTCATCCAGGCGGCAGGCGGGGTGTTCGTTCCGGACGCGCAGATGGCAGCAGAGATGGCGCGCTACCGCGCTTCTCTGCACGAGGTCGGGAATGGGGTCGGGCAGATCGCCAAGCAGATGACGCGGGCCAACCGGATGGGGCACGCGGCCGTGGCGCGCGCGAATGCCGAGTTCACCGAATTGCGCCTTGCGCAGATGCGGGGGCTGGCGCGGTTCATTCTGGATTCCGCCGACGAGATCGACCTGCTCCTGCGCCGCCGTCGGGATGCGATGCAGCTCGAGGCTACGGCCGCGCTGAAGGAGTTTGCCCATGCGGCTGAATGA
- a CDS encoding type II toxin-antitoxin system ParD family antitoxin: protein MATMNVSLPDPMKTWVEARLKDGSFSNTSDYVRHLIRRDQERAQAIDALQQAIDEGLKSGDPEPFDFKTFKARMREKHARK from the coding sequence ATGGCGACGATGAATGTTTCTCTCCCCGATCCGATGAAGACCTGGGTTGAAGCACGACTGAAGGATGGCAGCTTCAGCAATACGAGTGATTATGTGCGTCACCTTATCCGCCGTGACCAGGAGCGCGCGCAAGCGATCGATGCTTTGCAGCAAGCGATCGATGAAGGCCTCAAGAGCGGCGACCCCGAGCCATTCGACTTCAAGACGTTCAAGGCGCGGATGCGGGAGAAGCATGCCCGCAAGTAA
- a CDS encoding type II toxin-antitoxin system RelE/ParE family toxin translates to MPASNLTAYRLTPAAQRDLEDIWFYTAQTWSMAQADRYTDILEDTFDRLLFMPEMARERPEFDPPVRIHPSAEHLIIYRVEQDQLIILRVLGAGQDWHVILRAADQ, encoded by the coding sequence ATGCCCGCAAGTAATCTCACCGCCTACCGGCTGACACCCGCCGCCCAGCGAGATCTGGAAGACATCTGGTTTTACACAGCACAAACATGGTCGATGGCGCAGGCCGACCGCTACACCGACATCCTGGAAGATACCTTCGATCGGTTACTCTTCATGCCGGAGATGGCACGCGAGCGCCCAGAGTTCGATCCACCTGTCCGCATCCATCCCAGCGCTGAGCATCTGATCATTTATCGGGTTGAGCAAGATCAGTTGATCATCTTACGCGTCCTGGGAGCCGGGCAGGATTGGCACGTGATCTTGAGAGCGGCAGATCAATAG
- a CDS encoding nucleotidyltransferase family protein — protein MTPLSSIAMSAYTDLVRLLKDDALSGVEGKPTLKERGDKAYWYAARRVGTEMRFIYIGEDSYETRARIDRIEELRATAKDRQAERSRLVRLLRAEGMTPTDRATGSILSAMAAAGTFRLGGTIVGTNAFRLYEGELGVRLPLGGMANTGDIDIAQFEKLSVALQDQVDPGLAETFSALKFDPLPALDQGRTWRWAQGGSGQLVEFLTPAFGDETIRDLPALGVNAQGLNYLNFLIAEPIHAAAIYRSGILVQVPRPERYAIHKLIIADRRRDGEGSLKSAKDREQAAFLIEAMAEDRPDDLARAYAAALEVGPRWREHIGNSLKRMPGTKAILESLGA, from the coding sequence ATGACCCCACTTAGCAGCATCGCGATGAGCGCTTACACCGATCTGGTGCGCCTTCTGAAAGACGACGCCCTATCCGGCGTGGAAGGCAAACCAACGCTCAAGGAGCGCGGCGACAAGGCCTATTGGTACGCCGCGCGACGCGTCGGAACGGAGATGCGCTTCATCTATATCGGCGAAGACAGCTACGAGACGCGTGCACGTATCGACCGGATTGAAGAGCTGCGCGCGACCGCCAAGGATCGGCAGGCAGAACGGTCGCGGCTCGTTCGCCTCCTGCGCGCCGAAGGCATGACCCCCACCGACCGGGCCACCGGGTCCATCCTGTCGGCGATGGCGGCGGCCGGGACTTTCCGTTTGGGTGGCACCATCGTCGGGACAAACGCGTTCCGGCTCTATGAGGGCGAGCTAGGTGTTCGTTTGCCCTTGGGCGGCATGGCTAATACCGGCGACATCGACATCGCCCAGTTCGAAAAGCTCAGTGTGGCGCTGCAGGATCAGGTTGACCCTGGTCTCGCCGAGACCTTCTCGGCGCTCAAATTTGATCCCTTACCGGCTCTTGACCAAGGCCGGACCTGGCGATGGGCGCAAGGCGGCAGTGGCCAGTTGGTCGAGTTTCTAACACCGGCATTCGGAGATGAGACCATCCGTGATCTGCCAGCATTGGGCGTGAACGCCCAAGGATTGAACTATCTCAACTTCCTGATTGCCGAACCGATTCATGCGGCGGCGATCTATCGATCCGGCATACTCGTGCAGGTCCCGCGCCCGGAGCGCTATGCGATCCACAAACTGATCATTGCGGATCGGCGGCGGGACGGGGAGGGGAGCCTAAAGTCGGCCAAGGATCGAGAGCAAGCAGCCTTCCTGATCGAAGCGATGGCCGAGGACCGCCCTGATGATCTGGCCCGCGCCTATGCCGCTGCTCTGGAGGTTGGCCCACGCTGGCGGGAGCACATCGGAAACTCGCTGAAGCGGATGCCGGGGACAAAGGCGATCCTCGAGAGCTTGGGCGCATAA
- a CDS encoding DUF2493 domain-containing protein — MAYDNANTYETIELFGLTEKDAQLPIPEDHILTDHIIRESFEALLGQLRNTGLEAEIEPLAYGLATILQRRKVALGKEVDRTADKIGALAKSHDGSEIAETALEEAQARFLQLREIVSAIEVMSEAAAECYEIETGHAFIPAAGSRASVRAQETGAVFEARQLLEQHDRETAEKSKVEGVPLIVSGATDWTDVDVIFNTLDKVRERIKQNRNQEIFLCHKGGKHGAEMIAARWARARGIAQARFDPRWSAHGRAAPFKCNDEMLDDKFAATGVVLFGGNGVALNLGQKAEAKGLTVMRVADPAKKTAQD, encoded by the coding sequence ATGGCTTACGACAATGCGAACACTTACGAGACCATCGAGCTTTTCGGACTGACCGAGAAGGACGCACAACTCCCGATCCCCGAGGATCACATCCTGACCGACCACATCATCCGCGAGAGCTTCGAGGCTCTGCTCGGTCAATTGCGAAATACCGGGCTCGAGGCGGAAATCGAACCGCTGGCGTACGGGCTCGCCACCATCCTGCAGCGCCGCAAGGTGGCGCTTGGCAAGGAGGTCGACCGCACCGCCGACAAGATCGGTGCGCTGGCAAAATCCCACGACGGATCAGAGATCGCCGAGACCGCGCTCGAAGAAGCGCAGGCGCGCTTTCTGCAGCTGCGCGAGATTGTCAGCGCCATCGAGGTGATGAGCGAGGCAGCGGCGGAATGCTACGAGATCGAGACGGGTCACGCCTTCATCCCGGCAGCCGGCTCGCGCGCGAGCGTCCGGGCGCAGGAGACCGGCGCGGTCTTCGAGGCGCGGCAGCTCCTCGAGCAGCACGACCGCGAGACTGCCGAGAAATCGAAAGTCGAGGGGGTGCCCCTGATCGTCTCAGGCGCCACCGACTGGACCGATGTCGATGTGATCTTCAACACGCTCGACAAGGTTCGCGAACGGATCAAGCAGAACCGCAACCAGGAGATCTTCCTCTGCCACAAGGGTGGCAAGCACGGGGCGGAGATGATCGCGGCTCGGTGGGCCCGGGCACGCGGGATAGCACAGGCGCGCTTCGATCCGCGCTGGTCCGCGCACGGGCGGGCGGCACCGTTCAAGTGCAACGACGAAATGCTGGACGACAAGTTCGCCGCGACGGGGGTTGTCCTCTTCGGCGGCAACGGGGTCGCGCTGAACCTCGGGCAGAAGGCGGAAGCGAAAGGCCTGACGGTCATGCGGGTTGCGGACCCGGCGAAGAAGACTGCGCAGGATTGA
- a CDS encoding MerR family transcriptional regulator yields MFTIGKASEQSGVNIETIRYYEREGVVPKPGRSAGGRRLYSSDEIAKLRFVRRCRDLGFPISIIQTFLSLTEQSDRSCGEVKAMAENHLGEITAKIENLVRLQDALLSLSKNCDDGSAACPMLDALMKDGFGGSLHE; encoded by the coding sequence ATGTTCACCATCGGCAAAGCGTCAGAACAAAGCGGCGTGAACATCGAAACGATCCGATACTATGAACGAGAGGGTGTTGTTCCGAAACCGGGGCGCTCGGCAGGAGGGCGTCGGCTGTACTCGTCAGATGAAATCGCCAAACTCAGGTTCGTGCGCCGGTGTCGCGATTTGGGCTTCCCGATCTCGATTATTCAGACCTTTCTATCTCTGACCGAGCAGAGTGACCGATCCTGTGGCGAGGTGAAAGCAATGGCTGAGAACCATCTGGGTGAGATCACCGCCAAGATTGAGAACTTAGTGCGCCTCCAAGACGCGCTCTTGAGCCTTTCCAAGAACTGCGACGATGGCTCTGCGGCTTGTCCTATGTTGGACGCTTTGATGAAGGATGGCTTTGGCGGCAGCCTACACGAGTAA
- the merF gene encoding mercury resistance system transport protein MerF — translation MLNAQAVCNYLDVTCIYRLFDRAVFAALGGVSATFYVGFVEIDSMKNKLLALGVGGTILAALCCFTPLLPVALTALGLTGLLGVVYSDAFLLPILAGFLILTGCAIWRQKTQK, via the coding sequence ATGCTCAACGCGCAGGCGGTCTGCAATTATCTGGACGTCACTTGCATCTATCGCCTTTTTGATCGCGCTGTCTTCGCCGCTCTGGGAGGCGTCAGCGCAACGTTTTATGTGGGATTTGTGGAGATCGACTCGATGAAGAACAAACTCCTGGCGCTCGGGGTGGGTGGCACGATCTTGGCCGCGCTCTGTTGCTTCACGCCGTTGCTGCCGGTCGCGCTGACCGCGCTTGGTCTGACGGGCTTACTTGGTGTCGTCTACAGCGATGCTTTCTTGCTGCCGATATTGGCAGGATTTCTCATACTCACGGGGTGCGCGATATGGCGACAGAAGACGCAAAAGTAG